The following proteins come from a genomic window of Aquimarina sp. MAR_2010_214:
- a CDS encoding TonB-dependent receptor, which translates to MKKKGNHALFSHVACHSIVLKMKLTLVLFSFSIFQMMATSGFSQGKIELDFEETPLSEVLEEIKSQTSYKFFYINDEVNLNQKATIQVNKETLDKVLELLFNNTDISYSIIGKQVILKKTHLLNEQIELQREIKGNVKDSNGNLLPGANILVKGTTIGAQTDFDGNFAINLSGENNTLIVSYIGFETTEVDVTGKDFVEVVLQDAAAQLEDVILVGSRNPSRTATETAVPIDVIDITQIATQGPQTSINEILNYAAPSFTSQTQTVSDGTDHIDPASLRGLGPDQVLVLINGKRRHNTSLVNVNGTVGAGSVGTDMNAIPTAAIQRIEVLRDGAAAQYGSDAIAGVINIVLKKATGKLDLTLTTGANFSENSNQFDGDSDGEKVKLEANYGLALGENGGFINFTGSLSTREPALRNRDYQGDIFKGFHGAERVFAAGGGNVAEMTLADYQTAAQGITYLDQGVKDQIAALDVNNPADVDTFRGLLDIDVDEAELTARGLTRTNFRFKVGTAKLREGKFFANMSIPLSDDTEIYSFGGISYRQGLASGFYRRPAQGDGRANTPAFPNGFLPNIGTDIVDKSIALGIKGKIKDWSVDFSNTYGINIFDITVGNSSNGTLGVATPRTFDAGALSFMQNTTNLDISKFHEDIFEGFNVAIGAEYKVENYSITAGEEASYTSYDINGNPVTSTTPDNELVQNNFTGAVLGGGSQVFRGYDPNNETDKYRNSIAGYIDLEVDFTKQWLVSLAGRYENYSDFGDTFNYKLATRYKISDNFSVRGANSTGFRAPSLHQQFFSRTSTVFVDNQPFEQGTFTNDSRAATLIGIAKLKEETSTSFSLGLTAKIQNFTITADAYLINIDDRIVYSGSFGNGGEAELTQIFEDAGATSARFFVNAIDTKSQGIDVVISHKADFGENTTLKNDLSATFAETEVEEIRIPARIANAGQGGNFFDAQEEAFLTLAQPRTKLSLTNALSIGRYNVLLRNVFFGEVTDPDDFNGDPRVEGTVVSDDAIYGGKVVTDLSVSGKIFENLNITIGANNLLDVYPDENRAGGTAGDQFVYSRRTSQFGYTGRFLFARINISL; encoded by the coding sequence ATGAAAAAAAAGGGTAATCATGCGCTATTTTCACACGTAGCGTGCCATTCAATTGTATTAAAAATGAAACTCACTCTAGTTCTATTTAGTTTTTCCATCTTTCAGATGATGGCAACTTCGGGCTTTTCACAAGGCAAAATAGAGCTTGATTTCGAGGAAACACCATTATCAGAGGTCCTCGAAGAAATTAAAAGTCAAACATCATATAAGTTTTTTTACATTAATGATGAGGTCAATTTAAATCAAAAAGCTACAATTCAAGTCAATAAAGAAACTCTGGATAAAGTTCTGGAACTCTTATTCAATAACACAGATATTTCATACTCTATTATCGGAAAACAAGTGATATTGAAAAAAACTCATTTGCTTAATGAGCAGATAGAATTACAACGTGAAATTAAAGGTAATGTCAAAGATTCTAATGGCAACCTATTACCAGGCGCAAATATACTGGTAAAAGGAACTACAATTGGAGCTCAAACGGATTTCGACGGTAATTTTGCGATTAATTTATCTGGAGAAAACAATACATTGATTGTTTCTTATATTGGTTTTGAAACTACAGAGGTAGATGTAACAGGTAAAGATTTTGTTGAGGTAGTATTACAAGATGCTGCAGCACAATTAGAAGATGTAATCCTTGTTGGATCCAGAAATCCTAGTCGTACTGCTACAGAAACTGCTGTACCAATTGATGTTATCGATATCACTCAGATAGCCACTCAGGGACCACAGACTTCGATTAATGAAATTTTAAATTATGCAGCTCCTTCATTTACTTCGCAAACCCAAACCGTTTCTGATGGAACAGATCATATTGATCCAGCTTCTCTACGTGGTTTAGGACCTGATCAGGTTTTGGTATTGATTAATGGAAAAAGGAGGCATAATACTTCTTTGGTTAATGTAAATGGTACTGTTGGGGCCGGTAGTGTGGGTACAGATATGAATGCAATCCCTACTGCTGCTATCCAAAGAATTGAAGTTTTACGAGATGGAGCCGCAGCTCAATACGGTTCTGATGCCATTGCTGGCGTGATTAATATTGTACTGAAAAAAGCAACAGGAAAATTAGACCTTACCCTTACTACAGGAGCTAACTTTAGTGAAAACTCTAATCAGTTTGATGGAGATAGTGATGGAGAGAAAGTAAAATTAGAAGCAAATTATGGATTGGCATTAGGAGAAAATGGAGGATTTATCAATTTTACAGGATCACTTTCTACCAGAGAACCGGCGTTACGTAATCGCGATTATCAAGGAGATATTTTTAAAGGATTTCATGGAGCAGAACGTGTTTTTGCTGCAGGAGGAGGAAATGTTGCAGAAATGACACTTGCAGATTATCAAACCGCTGCTCAAGGAATCACATATCTGGATCAGGGTGTTAAGGACCAGATTGCAGCTTTAGATGTTAATAACCCTGCAGATGTAGATACCTTTAGAGGATTATTGGATATAGATGTTGATGAGGCAGAATTGACAGCTCGCGGATTAACTCGTACGAATTTTAGATTTAAAGTAGGTACAGCTAAATTGAGAGAAGGGAAATTCTTTGCCAATATGTCTATTCCGCTAAGTGATGATACCGAGATATATAGTTTTGGAGGGATTAGCTACCGACAAGGACTGGCATCAGGATTTTACAGAAGGCCTGCACAAGGAGATGGTAGAGCTAATACACCAGCATTTCCTAATGGATTCTTACCCAATATCGGAACAGATATTGTTGATAAATCTATCGCGTTGGGAATAAAAGGTAAAATTAAGGATTGGAGTGTAGATTTCTCGAATACATATGGGATCAATATTTTTGACATCACTGTTGGTAATTCTAGTAATGGAACTTTAGGTGTTGCAACACCAAGAACTTTTGATGCAGGAGCATTAAGTTTTATGCAGAATACTACTAATCTGGATATTAGTAAGTTTCACGAAGATATTTTTGAAGGATTTAATGTCGCAATAGGGGCAGAGTATAAAGTAGAGAACTACTCGATTACAGCAGGAGAGGAAGCTTCATATACCAGTTATGATATTAACGGAAACCCTGTAACCAGTACGACTCCTGATAATGAATTAGTTCAAAATAATTTCACGGGAGCTGTGCTTGGTGGAGGATCACAAGTGTTTAGAGGATATGATCCAAATAACGAAACTGATAAATATAGAAATAGTATTGCGGGTTATATTGATCTGGAAGTTGATTTTACAAAACAATGGTTAGTCAGCTTAGCAGGGAGATATGAAAATTATTCTGATTTTGGTGATACTTTTAACTATAAACTAGCGACCCGATATAAGATATCAGACAATTTTTCTGTGCGTGGAGCTAATAGTACCGGATTTAGGGCACCATCGTTACATCAGCAATTTTTTAGTAGAACCAGCACAGTTTTTGTGGATAATCAACCTTTTGAACAAGGTACGTTTACCAATGATAGTAGAGCGGCAACTTTAATTGGGATTGCAAAATTAAAAGAAGAAACCTCTACTAGTTTTAGTCTTGGACTTACAGCAAAAATTCAGAATTTTACAATCACTGCAGACGCTTATTTAATTAATATCGATGATAGAATAGTGTATAGTGGTAGTTTTGGAAATGGAGGCGAAGCAGAGCTTACTCAGATATTTGAGGATGCAGGAGCTACTAGTGCACGTTTCTTTGTGAATGCAATTGATACCAAATCTCAAGGTATAGATGTTGTGATTTCTCATAAAGCTGACTTTGGTGAAAATACAACTTTGAAAAATGATCTGTCTGCCACCTTTGCAGAGACCGAAGTAGAGGAGATTAGAATTCCGGCTAGAATTGCTAACGCAGGCCAGGGAGGTAATTTCTTTGATGCCCAGGAAGAAGCTTTTCTAACGTTGGCACAACCAAGAACAAAATTAAGCCTTACCAATGCATTATCTATTGGAAGGTATAATGTGCTATTAAGAAACGTATTCTTTGGAGAGGTAACCGATCCAGATGATTTTAATGGAGATCCAAGAGTCGAAGGAACAGTAGTTAGTGATGATGCTATTTATGGAGGGAAAGTTGTAACCGACCTTTCTGTTTCTGGAAAGATTTTTGAAAACCTTAATATTACCATAGGAGCCAACAATCTATTAGACGTATATCCTGATGAAAATAGAGCAGGAGGAACAGCAGGTGATCAGTTTGTGTATTCTAGAAGAACATCACAATTTGGATATACCGGAAGATTCTTATTTGCAAGAATTAATATTAGCCTATAG
- a CDS encoding shikimate kinase, producing the protein MNIVLIGYMGSGKSLIGRGLADKMKLNYLDLDDFIEIQEKKSIKKIFDDQGEIYFRKKESLYLKEVLDTYENTIISLGGGTPCFAGNLETVINKENTKSLYLQTSLEELTKRLFAERNKRPLISHIATSNELKDFVRKHLFERSFYYNQADYKVITDQKNKDQISEEVIALLF; encoded by the coding sequence ATGAATATAGTTTTAATAGGGTATATGGGAAGTGGAAAATCCTTGATAGGCAGGGGTTTGGCTGATAAGATGAAGTTGAATTATCTTGATTTGGATGATTTTATAGAAATTCAAGAAAAAAAATCAATTAAAAAGATTTTTGACGATCAAGGTGAGATATATTTTAGAAAAAAAGAATCTTTATACCTTAAAGAGGTGTTGGATACTTATGAAAACACTATTATTTCTCTTGGTGGAGGCACACCTTGTTTTGCAGGTAATCTAGAAACTGTAATAAATAAAGAAAATACAAAAAGTTTGTATTTACAAACCTCATTAGAAGAACTAACAAAAAGATTATTTGCAGAACGAAATAAACGACCATTGATTTCTCATATTGCCACATCAAACGAACTTAAAGATTTTGTTCGTAAACACTTGTTTGAACGATCTTTTTATTATAATCAGGCGGATTATAAAGTAATCACCGATCAAAAAAATAAGGATCAAATAAGTGAAGAGGTTATAGCTCTTTTATTTTAA
- a CDS encoding phosphoribosyltransferase family protein: MKTDNNIILTHEQIQHKIKRIAYQIYETNVDEKEIIIAGIAENGYTFAKRLKVILEDISDIKVTLCEVTMNKKSPHNTVKTSIEATEYQNKPVILADDVLNSGTALIYGVKHFLDVPLSRFKTAVLVNRNHKKYPIKADFKGISLSTSLHEHIIVKFGDEDLAILK; encoded by the coding sequence ATGAAAACCGACAACAATATAATTCTTACCCACGAACAAATACAACACAAGATAAAACGTATCGCTTATCAGATTTACGAAACTAATGTTGATGAAAAAGAGATTATCATTGCAGGGATAGCAGAAAATGGATATACATTTGCCAAACGGTTAAAAGTCATATTAGAAGACATCTCTGACATAAAAGTTACATTATGCGAGGTTACAATGAATAAAAAGTCCCCTCATAATACTGTAAAAACTTCAATAGAAGCAACTGAGTATCAAAACAAGCCTGTTATTCTTGCTGATGATGTACTTAATTCGGGGACAGCCCTTATTTATGGCGTAAAACATTTTCTTGATGTTCCTCTTTCCAGATTTAAGACTGCGGTTTTGGTTAACCGAAATCACAAGAAATATCCAATTAAAGCTGATTTTAAAGGAATTTCTTTATCCACTTCATTACACGAGCATATCATTGTAAAATTCGGAGATGAGGATCTCGCTATTTTAAAATAA
- a CDS encoding methyltransferase domain-containing protein yields the protein MIPDKQYWKYRYQNEQTGWDIGFASPPISCYFDQLTDKDIKILIPGCGNAYEAEYLFKLGFKNIYILDLVEDVLQSFKRRLPEFPSEKLICNDFFNYQNKFDLIIEQTFFCALHPERRRDYSSKISNLLSPKGKLVGVLFNQDFKHNGPPFGGNKKEYELLFSEYFTIKTLENCYNSIEPRIGNELFFIFENPL from the coding sequence ATGATACCAGATAAACAATATTGGAAATATCGTTATCAAAATGAACAAACTGGATGGGATATTGGTTTTGCTTCTCCTCCTATCTCCTGTTATTTTGATCAACTTACAGATAAAGACATTAAAATCCTTATTCCAGGTTGTGGAAATGCCTATGAAGCAGAATACCTGTTTAAATTGGGTTTTAAAAATATATACATATTGGACCTCGTTGAAGATGTATTACAAAGTTTTAAACGACGATTACCTGAATTTCCTTCTGAAAAATTAATTTGCAATGATTTTTTTAATTACCAGAACAAATTTGATTTGATTATTGAGCAGACTTTTTTCTGTGCTTTACATCCAGAACGACGAAGAGATTATTCTAGCAAAATCTCTAACCTTCTTTCTCCAAAGGGAAAACTGGTTGGAGTTTTGTTTAATCAAGATTTTAAACATAACGGACCTCCTTTTGGAGGAAACAAAAAAGAATATGAACTCTTGTTTTCTGAATATTTTACTATAAAAACATTAGAAAACTGTTATAATTCTATAGAACCACGCATAGGTAACGAACTCTTTTTTATATTTGAAAACCCATTATAA
- a CDS encoding RNA-binding S4 domain-containing protein — protein MRVDKYLWCIRYFKTRSIATKACKDGKIRVNGDIIKPSRDVYPMDKITVRKNQINYELVVLDTPDNRIGAKLVDIYRKDTTPKEALQKLDLLRYSKDYYRKKGMGRPTKKDRRDIDDWFDGDINDSEE, from the coding sequence ATGCGAGTTGACAAATATTTATGGTGTATTCGATACTTTAAAACTCGAAGTATTGCTACAAAAGCATGTAAAGATGGTAAAATTCGTGTAAACGGAGATATCATCAAACCTTCTAGAGATGTCTATCCTATGGATAAAATCACTGTTCGTAAAAATCAAATTAATTATGAACTTGTGGTACTCGATACACCTGATAATCGGATTGGAGCTAAGCTCGTCGATATCTATCGTAAAGACACCACTCCTAAGGAAGCGTTGCAAAAATTAGATCTTTTAAGATATTCTAAAGATTATTATCGAAAAAAAGGTATGGGTAGGCCTACCAAAAAAGATCGAAGAGATATCGATGATTGGTTTGATGGCGATATAAATGACAGTGAAGAATGA
- a CDS encoding FKBP-type peptidyl-prolyl cis-trans isomerase, whose translation MNVIKYCCAVVLALVVLYACKKDDDDGGAAVVPPRDRGEQQITDDAALQDYLRTHFYTLEDVFVNNDATAEYQATKFDTIAGANSGEQSILDSPLLTTKKITRSDVEYTLYVLNLNKGEGEHNPTFADSTLVTYKGELLYKPKSSDKVFDSAINPVWFDLGSPAGGAIEGFRESLVDFEGALNFVQNSDGSVTYTGYGNLVVFMPSGLAYFNEPRSGIPTYSPLIFNIQLYKVNQTDHDRDGLPSYLEDIDGDRIVLDSDDDTDGDNTPNYIDNDDDRDGTLTKDEITVNDSNNDGFITPDEITYYDDDGDGIKNHLDADDRDLKNE comes from the coding sequence ATGAATGTAATAAAATATTGTTGTGCCGTTGTGCTAGCTTTGGTGGTTTTATATGCTTGTAAAAAAGATGATGATGATGGTGGTGCAGCTGTCGTTCCTCCAAGAGATAGAGGAGAACAACAAATAACTGATGATGCAGCACTTCAGGACTATTTAAGAACACATTTTTATACTCTTGAGGATGTGTTTGTAAATAACGACGCTACTGCAGAATATCAAGCTACAAAGTTCGATACTATAGCAGGTGCTAATAGTGGAGAACAATCAATTTTGGATTCCCCTCTTTTAACAACAAAGAAAATTACGAGAAGTGATGTAGAATACACGTTGTATGTCTTAAATTTAAATAAAGGAGAGGGTGAGCATAATCCTACTTTTGCTGATTCTACACTAGTGACATATAAGGGAGAATTACTATATAAACCAAAGAGTTCTGATAAAGTGTTTGATAGCGCAATAAACCCTGTGTGGTTTGATTTGGGAAGCCCTGCTGGCGGTGCTATAGAAGGCTTTAGAGAATCATTAGTCGATTTTGAAGGAGCTTTGAATTTTGTTCAAAATAGTGATGGTTCGGTTACATATACCGGCTATGGAAACTTAGTCGTGTTTATGCCTTCTGGTTTAGCTTATTTTAATGAACCTCGCTCAGGTATTCCTACATATTCTCCGTTAATATTTAATATTCAATTATATAAAGTTAATCAGACTGATCATGATAGAGATGGTTTACCGTCTTATTTAGAAGATATAGATGGCGACCGTATAGTGTTAGATTCAGATGATGATACAGATGGTGATAATACACCAAATTATATAGATAATGATGATGATAGAGATGGTACCCTAACCAAAGATGAAATAACAGTTAATGATAGTAATAATGATGGATTTATTACTCCGGATGAAATTACATATTATGATGATGATGGCGATGGTATAAAAAATCATCTTGATGCCGATGATAGAGATTTGAAAAACGAATAA
- a CDS encoding porin family protein: MKNVFIFFMLFTSCAILAQEKRVTFGVKGGLNYGDNGKIEITDVTRTTADDRVGYHLGVFLRGKLTDNIYLKPELQYTVNNSSYKLANTELDYTIKKLDLPILLGISVLGPIHVFGGPALQYIVETDLEDVRLGDVNNEFTVGLQFGAGVQFGRFNADIRYERGLSKNHAESIDKSIRVDSRPNQFIIGLSLDL, from the coding sequence ATGAAAAATGTATTTATCTTTTTTATGTTATTTACTTCTTGTGCTATACTTGCACAGGAAAAAAGAGTAACTTTTGGAGTAAAAGGAGGGCTTAACTATGGAGATAATGGTAAAATCGAAATTACCGATGTCACAAGAACAACGGCAGATGATCGAGTGGGGTATCATCTAGGTGTATTTTTAAGAGGAAAATTAACCGATAATATTTATCTCAAACCAGAATTACAATACACCGTAAACAATAGTTCATATAAACTCGCAAACACAGAGCTTGATTACACGATTAAGAAGTTAGATTTACCTATTCTTTTAGGAATTTCTGTTTTGGGACCAATACATGTTTTTGGAGGTCCTGCATTACAGTATATTGTTGAAACAGATCTAGAAGACGTAAGACTCGGTGATGTTAATAATGAGTTTACTGTTGGATTACAATTTGGTGCTGGTGTACAATTTGGTAGATTTAATGCGGATATACGATATGAACGGGGACTTAGTAAAAATCATGCAGAATCAATAGATAAAAGTATAAGAGTCGACTCTAGGCCAAATCAATTCATTATCGGTCTTTCTTTAGATTTATAG
- a CDS encoding transketolase family protein, translating into MKKYIDTGKKDTRSGFGAGLEELGKTNENVVALCADLIGSLKMDAFIANHPERFFQIGIAEANMMGIAAGLTIGGKIPFTGTFANFSTGRVYDQIRQSIAYSDKNVKICASHAGLTLGEDGATHQILEDIGLMKMLPGMTVINTCDYNQTKAATLAIADYEGPVYLRFGRPKVANFTPEDQKFEIGKAVLLQEGTDVTIVATGHLVWEALQAAESLHKQGISAEVINIHTIKPLDDEAILNSVKKTGCIVTAEEHNFLGGLGESVSRVLTQHNPVPQEFIATNDTFGESGTPDQLMEKYGLNAEAIGKAVQKVLKRK; encoded by the coding sequence ATGAAAAAATATATAGATACAGGAAAAAAAGATACTCGTTCTGGTTTTGGAGCCGGTTTAGAAGAATTAGGTAAGACTAATGAAAATGTAGTGGCATTATGTGCCGATTTGATCGGTTCTTTAAAAATGGATGCTTTTATCGCTAATCATCCCGAACGTTTTTTTCAGATTGGTATTGCTGAAGCAAATATGATGGGAATTGCAGCTGGATTAACCATAGGTGGTAAAATCCCTTTTACAGGAACGTTTGCAAATTTCTCTACAGGACGTGTTTATGACCAAATTCGTCAATCTATAGCCTATAGTGATAAAAATGTAAAGATTTGTGCTTCGCACGCCGGTCTTACTTTAGGAGAAGATGGTGCAACACACCAAATTCTTGAAGATATTGGCCTTATGAAAATGCTACCAGGAATGACAGTAATCAACACATGTGATTACAATCAAACCAAAGCTGCTACTCTAGCAATAGCGGATTACGAAGGCCCGGTTTATTTAAGGTTTGGAAGACCAAAAGTTGCTAATTTCACTCCAGAAGATCAAAAATTCGAAATCGGAAAAGCAGTTCTACTACAAGAAGGAACCGATGTAACTATAGTTGCTACAGGTCATTTGGTATGGGAAGCTTTACAAGCGGCAGAGTCGCTACACAAACAAGGGATCAGTGCAGAAGTCATTAACATACACACTATAAAACCACTTGATGATGAAGCAATTCTAAATTCAGTAAAGAAAACAGGCTGTATCGTTACTGCAGAAGAACATAACTTTTTAGGCGGTTTAGGAGAAAGCGTTTCGAGAGTTTTGACACAACATAATCCTGTTCCACAAGAATTTATTGCAACAAACGATACTTTTGGGGAAAGCGGAACACCAGATCAGTTAATGGAAAAATATGGCTTAAACGCAGAAGCTATAGGTAAAGCCGTACAAAAAGTGTTAAAAAGAAAATAA
- a CDS encoding transketolase, translating to MPKTKQLEDFATQVRRDILRQVHKVNSGHPGGSLGCTEFFVALFQEVLDRKDDFDMNGIDEDIFFLSNGHISPVYYSVLARSGYFPVEELNTFRLINSRLQGHPTTHEGLPGIRIASGSLGQGMSVALGAAQAKKLNNDPHLVYSLHGDGELQEGQIWEAAMYASGKKVDNLIATIDYNGQQIDGSTDDVLPLGDLKAKFEAFGWDVMEIKEGNNISAVIEGLKEAKSRTGKGKPVCILMHTVMGNGVDFMMHTHAWHGKAPNDEQLESGLAQNPETLGDY from the coding sequence ATGCCAAAAACAAAACAATTAGAGGATTTTGCAACACAAGTACGTAGAGATATTTTACGACAAGTACACAAAGTTAATTCTGGTCACCCTGGAGGATCTTTGGGCTGTACAGAATTTTTTGTTGCCCTGTTTCAAGAAGTTTTAGATCGAAAAGATGATTTTGATATGAATGGTATCGATGAAGATATCTTTTTCTTATCTAATGGTCACATTTCACCAGTCTATTATAGTGTATTAGCACGAAGTGGGTATTTCCCTGTAGAAGAGCTAAACACGTTTAGGCTAATCAACAGTAGATTGCAAGGGCATCCAACAACTCATGAAGGGCTTCCTGGTATTCGTATTGCTTCTGGATCATTAGGACAAGGAATGTCTGTAGCTTTGGGTGCTGCACAAGCAAAAAAACTAAATAATGATCCTCACCTCGTATATAGTCTGCATGGTGATGGAGAACTTCAAGAAGGACAAATTTGGGAAGCAGCTATGTATGCTTCAGGTAAAAAAGTAGACAATCTTATTGCTACTATTGATTATAATGGTCAACAAATAGATGGTTCTACAGATGATGTTCTTCCGCTGGGAGATCTAAAAGCTAAGTTTGAAGCTTTTGGCTGGGATGTTATGGAAATTAAAGAAGGTAACAACATATCTGCAGTTATTGAAGGCTTAAAAGAAGCAAAAAGTAGAACAGGTAAAGGAAAACCTGTTTGTATATTAATGCATACTGTAATGGGTAATGGAGTTGATTTTATGATGCATACACATGCATGGCATGGTAAAGCTCCTAATGATGAACAGCTAGAAAGTGGATTAGCACAAAATCCTGAAACTCTAGGAGATTATTAA
- the tgt gene encoding tRNA guanosine(34) transglycosylase Tgt, producing MQFDLLSKDPLSKARAGKISTDHGVIETPIFMPVGTVATVKGVHQRELKNDINPDIILGNTYHLYLRPQTPILEKAGGLHKFMNWDRNILTDSGGYQVYSLSANRKIKEEGVKFKSHIDGSYHVFTPENVMEIQRTIGADIIMAFDECTPYPCDYHYAKRSMHMTHRWLDRCVQHLEKIPVKYGYDQAFFPIVQGSTYKDLRKQSAEYIANAGAVGNAIGGLSVGEPAEEMYAMTEVVTDILPEDKPRYLMGVGTPINILENIALGVDMFDCVMPTRNARNGMLFTAHGTINIKNKKWEDDFSPIDEMAITFVDTEYSKAYLRHLFSINELLGKQIATIHNLGFYLWLVREARKHILAGDFNSWKNMMVKQMDKRL from the coding sequence ATGCAATTTGACCTTTTGTCCAAAGACCCTCTAAGTAAAGCGAGAGCAGGTAAAATAAGTACAGATCACGGTGTTATAGAAACTCCGATTTTTATGCCGGTAGGAACAGTAGCTACCGTAAAAGGAGTACATCAAAGAGAATTAAAAAATGATATTAATCCCGATATTATTTTGGGAAACACCTATCATTTATATCTAAGACCTCAAACTCCTATTTTAGAAAAAGCAGGGGGATTACATAAATTCATGAATTGGGATCGAAATATCCTTACAGATAGTGGAGGTTATCAGGTGTATTCTTTATCTGCTAATCGTAAAATCAAAGAGGAAGGAGTGAAATTTAAATCTCATATCGATGGTTCGTATCATGTTTTTACACCAGAGAATGTGATGGAGATCCAACGTACTATTGGAGCAGATATCATAATGGCATTTGATGAATGTACACCTTACCCTTGTGATTACCACTATGCAAAAAGAAGTATGCATATGACACACAGGTGGTTAGATCGTTGCGTGCAACATTTAGAAAAAATTCCGGTTAAATATGGGTATGATCAGGCTTTTTTTCCAATAGTACAGGGAAGTACGTATAAGGACCTTAGAAAGCAATCAGCAGAATATATTGCAAACGCTGGAGCTGTTGGTAATGCAATTGGAGGATTATCCGTAGGAGAACCAGCAGAAGAAATGTATGCAATGACAGAAGTGGTAACAGATATTTTACCAGAAGATAAACCAAGGTACTTAATGGGGGTGGGAACACCTATTAATATTTTAGAAAATATCGCTCTTGGTGTAGATATGTTTGATTGTGTAATGCCTACACGTAATGCACGTAATGGGATGTTGTTTACAGCACATGGAACTATTAATATAAAAAATAAGAAATGGGAAGATGATTTTTCGCCTATAGATGAAATGGCTATTACTTTTGTAGATACCGAGTATTCTAAAGCATATTTAAGACATCTTTTTTCAATAAATGAATTATTAGGAAAACAAATAGCAACAATACATAATTTAGGTTTTTATTTATGGTTGGTTCGCGAAGCTAGAAAACATATCTTAGCCGGTGATTTTAATTCCTGGAAGAATATGATGGTTAAACAAATGGATAAAAGGTTATAG